A stretch of Acipenser ruthenus chromosome 1, fAciRut3.2 maternal haplotype, whole genome shotgun sequence DNA encodes these proteins:
- the LOC117420646 gene encoding ATP-binding cassette sub-family E member 1-like: MSEKPTRIAIVNHDKCKPKKCRQECKKSCPVVRMGKLCIEVTPQSKIVWISESLCIGCGICVKKCPFGALSIVNLPSNLAKETTHRYCANSFKLHRLPIPRPGEVLGLVGTNGIGKSTALKILAGKQKPNLGKFDAPPDWQEILTYFRGSELQNYFTKILEDDLKAIVKPQYVDQIPRTVKGTVGSILTRKDDTNTQTIVCNQLDLTHLRDRNVEDLSGGELQRFACAVVCIQRADIFMFDEPSSYLDVKQRLKAAITIRSLISPDRYIIVVEHDLSVLDYLSDFICCLYGVPSAYGVVTMPFSVREGINIFLDGYVPTENLRFRETSLVFKVAETANEEEITKMCRYQYPRMKKQMGDFELEIIEGEFTDSEIMVMLGENGTGKTTFIRMLAGRLKPDEGGEVPVLNVSYKPQKISPKFKGSVRQLLHEKIRDAYTHPQFVTDVMKPLQIESVIDQDVQNLSGGELQRVALALCLGKPADVYLIDEPSAYLDSEQRLIAARVIKRFILHAKKTAFVVEHDFIMATYLADRVIVFDGIPSRSTAANTPQTLLAGMNKFLGQLEITFRRDPNNFRPRINKMNSIKDVEQKKSGNYFFLDD, from the exons gtaAACTGTGTATAGAAGTCACACCCCAGAGCAAAATTGTGTGGATTTCAGAATCGCTTTGCATCGGGTGTGGTATCTGCGTTAAG AAATGCCCTTTTGGAGCTCTGTCCATTGTTAACCTGCCAAGCAACCTCGCGAAAGAGACAACTCACAGATACTGCGCCAACTCCTTCAAACTCCACAG GTTGCCTATTCCTCGACCGGGTGAGGTTTTGGGATTGGTTGGCACCAACGGTATCGGGAAATCAACTGCTCTGAAAATCTTAGCAGGAAAGCAGAAGCCAAACCTAGGGAAGTTTGAC gctCCTCCGGATTGGCAGGAAATCCTGACCTACTTCCGAGGTTCTGAGTTGCAGAACTACTTTACCAAGATCCTGGAAGATGACCTGAAGGCCATCGTCAAACCTCAGTATGTGGACCAGATCCCTAGGACAGTGAAG GGGACTGTGGGATCCATCTTGACCAGAAAAGATGACACCAACACACAGACTATTGTTTGTAACCAACTTG ACCTGACTCATTTAAGGGACAGGAATGTGGAGGACCTGTCTGGAGGAGAGCTGCAGCGGTTTGCCTGCGCTGTCGTGTGCATTCAGAGAGCAGACAT TTTTATGTTCGATGAGCCGTCCAGTTACCTGGATGTGAAGCAGCGTTTGAAGGCTGCCATCACCATACGGTCCTTGATTAGCCCCGACAG ATATATTATAGTAGTAGAGCATGACTTGAGTGTGTTGGACTACCTGTCTGACTTCATCTGCTGTCTGTATGGAGTGCCAAGCGCCTATGGAGTGGTCACCATGCCTTTCAGCGTTCGGGAAG GTATCAATATCTTCCTGGATGGATATGTCCCGACGGAGAACCTGCGTTTTAGAGAAACCTCACTGGTTTTCAAGGTGGCAGAGACCGCTAATGAGGAGGAGATCACAAAGATGTGCAGGTACCAATACCCCAGGATGAAGAAGCAGATGGGAGACTTTGAACTGGAGATCATCGAAGGGGAGTTCACAGACTCAGAAATCATGGTCATGTTGGGGGAGAATG GAACTGGTAAAACAACATTTATCAGAATGCTGGCCGGAAGACTTAAACCTGATGAAGGAG GGGAAGTGCCAGTTCTGAATGTGAGCTACAAACCACAGAAGATCAGCCCCAAGTTTAAA GGAAGTGTCCGCCAACTGCTTCATGAGAAGATCAGAGACGCGTACACTCATCCGCAGTTTGTAACTGATGTAATGAAACCCCTGCAGATTGAGAGTGTCATTGATCAAGAT GTCCAGAATCTATCTGGAGGTGAATTGCAGCGTGTAGCTCTGGCCCTTTGTTTAGGAAAGCCGGCAGACGTCTACCTGATAGACGAACCGTCAGCCTACTTGGACTCTGAGCAGCGTCTCATAGCTGCCAGAGTCATCAAGCG TTTCATCCTCCATGCGAAGAAGACTGCCTTTGTGGTAGAGCACGATTTTATAATGGCGACCTACCTGGCAGATCGTGTGATTGTGTTTGACGGTATTCCATCCAGGAGCACAGCTGCCAATAC GCCACAGACACTACTCGCTGGAATGAACAAGTTCTTAGGACAGCTGGAGATCACCTTCAGAAGAGATCCAAACAACTTCAGACCAAGAATCAACAAGATGAATTCtatcaag GATGTCGAACAGAAGAAAAGTGGGAACTACTTTTTCTTGGATGACTAA